In Triticum urartu cultivar G1812 unplaced genomic scaffold, Tu2.1 TuUngrouped_contig_6872, whole genome shotgun sequence, the genomic stretch ACACTGTAGAGCTCTCTCAAAGTAAATGCTACAAATGGACCTTCACCATTTAACAGATTTTCCAAAAGAGATCTTTTCATACCGGGTGGACCATCTGACTGTAATTTGTTATCCTTTAGCTGATGCATAGTCCAAACATCCATGACTACTTCAATATTCAGAAAACCATTCTCACAAAGCAGCTCTTGTGGTAGACGACAAGAGATCAAATCAACAGACCCAAAATCCTTGTTCTCCATAAACAAGACATGCAGACAGATATCTACAAAGGTCTCAAATTTAGCAATAGATCTGCTGAAATTGGAGGCATAGTGAAGCATCAGTTTTCTTTCCTCTGAGCTTGCAGTTGGATAGTCTTTGATTGTGCTTTCAAATGCTGAAACAAGACCCCACAAGAATCCACCTATGCAAGACATGGTGCATAATAGTTTATCCCAGCACACATTGTCATAAGAGTTCTCTATTTTTATAACACACTTGCAATCCTTTGTGGTTACAGGTATGCCAGCTGTAGTCTTCTCTAACTGTTCAGCCATAGTTTTGACATGCTCCAAAGCTAAATTTTCTAGAGTATCAAATGCCTGACCATCATGTTCAGAAGTGTCACTTTCACTAGCAGTATGCTTCAGGGAAGATCCAATTTGTTTCTTGGGACCCAGCAAGCAAAATTTCGAATTCATGTTCGCTAGTGTAGAAAATATTTCTGATGTCTTGTCTACCAAGGAGAACAAGGTATTTTTCTTCTGATCAGTGTGCTCACCAAATATTTCGTGTGACAATCCAATAATCTCCTGGACagatctcaaaagccaaatcaGAGAATATGAGTTACCTAGAAGTTCAGAAGACGTGGAGTATTGCTTTGAATCTGGGTACTCTTTGCCAAATTTCAAAACAAGATTTTGCATTGCCCTTCGACAACATATAAACAGACGGATTAGCTCAATTGGATTACATGATTCATAATGGCGACTTAGCAATGTCAACAGCAGAAGTCTGAAAGGAAAGAAAGAATTTGTCAGCAAGCTAATCAGAGCAGACTTGCAGATAAGAAATGAGCATGTTTGGTCTATATTCCCCGAAATTGCGGATAACCCAGATTACCCAAGAAGGCTGTAGCGTTAACTAGGTGGCACATTAGTTGATAGTTGACAGACACACGTCATCATATGATAAGCCATCAAATCCACAGAAAGATTAAACGTAGACTAGAAATAACCATTAAAATTAAAGTGACAAATTCTTAAGTTGTACAGATTAGCAACTACACTGACTAGTTTTTGTGGTGACATGAAAGATAAATTATCAGCATCACCAGGATCCATAAAAATAATGGACCTTTTATCCTCACGAGATTTGGCATTCCCACACCTTCCTACCCTCCAGTTAATCTCACAAGACTAAAAAACGAGGAAAAGCCGAGGAGATAAGTAGAATTAATGACCATAAAGTGGGAAAATGCCTAGGGGCAAGTATTTGTGAACACTTTTTTAGATCAAAAGTTCAAACTGGGAGCATACAGAGATACTCTAGTGCAATGGCAGAAAGGATAGCCGTCATCATCCATACAAATAAATGGATAAATGTAAAAATAGTGCACTTGCCTTTCAAGATGGAGAATGTAAGTTATAAGTTGCAAGAATGACTTGGAGTTGGAATGAAATCCGGGAACTGTGCTACAAAAATTTAGTAAATTCTCACAGATCCGGTATTTATCTACACCGTGTGCATGTGTAGAATCAGGATATGTATGGACCAACTTCTCATTATTCAGTTTATTTAATATCTCCATCAAATCAGGCGAGATGTTCAATAAGGCATTATCTTCATCAGCTCTGGTGATAAAAGAAGATGTTGATTTCTTGAGAGCACCGCAAAAACATGATACCAAATTCTTTAATAGCACCTGTGAAATAGTACATTCGTTCCAAATTAGACCAAATAGGAAAGAACAAACGGAAGAAACTACTCAAACTTAAAACTGCAAAACAAACAGATCATCGTCATCGAAACAGAATTAATACTATCAGCATACACGGTAAATTCTTTAACAAAGTTTTCTTTGGATGGAAGGAGTAGGACAACAAAACCTTTTGGTCATAAATGATAGTATCACAAAGAAGCTCCACCGAAATAGTATGCAAGGTTATTTCTCTGCATGAATCCTGACAGTCACTACTCTCCTCATCTCTGCATGACCTCTTTTGAACAAAAGAAAACTTTATCAGGTTCGAAAAGAAGTTCTTTAGGTCCTTCTTCGATGCATGAGAACTCCAAATATCAATGTTTTCACACAGAAGCCGCCAAGTTGCTATGTGAAAAGAATCTTCATCTAAAGAGCATATACTCATATCCCAGGAAGAAGTCCTGTCAGTTCCTCCTGAAGATAATGTTCTCACATAGTTCATCATAAAACCGGTTAGTCGAGCAGCCTCAAGACAGCAAGGATCCTTTAATAACTCAGTTTTTCCCCTATCCTCAGTATCAAACTGCTGTGTGCCGTCTTCAAGCAAAAAGTCAAATGCATTAATCTGCCTGTTAAGATCTTCGAGTCTTTGCAGAGCCATCACATGAAGGGTGTAAAAAAGCGTAGTAAAACCAGAATGGTTTCTTGGAAGGGACTGTGATAAAATTTCGATGACTTCCCAAAGGGAGCCAGCACTTTCAACAATCCAAGCAAAGTAGCCTTCAGCGATAATATTGGATGTATTGGTCCATTCCTTTCCGCAGCATACAATGAATGAATTCCCCACTAATTCTGTTGCTTCTATTGCTAAATTTGGAGGCATGAGGCCAACAGATTGCAGATACAGACTCCTACATGATGTATATATGCGAAAGAAGAAGGCAAAAAACCAAGACAAACTTGGAATCTTTTGCCAGTTGGCACATTGCTTGTTAGATAGGTTCTTTCCTACAACTGAAGAAATGAACTTACTTGGATTAATTGATTCATTTCTCATCAACTGACTCAAGTTGGGACGTATTGTGTTGACCAACCTTTCAACAGATTTTGCAACCAGTGTAGTATTTGAAGCGGTCACAGTTATTGAGTCAAGCACGCTTGTGTATAGTTCAGATAAGTACCTTCCAAAAAGTTCAGCTCTCTGATGAAAAACTGACTTCCTGGACATCAAGCGGGGCTCTCCCTGTGTTTCCAAATCTACAAACTCGTCGCAACTTTTCATCCATTTCAATGTTTCTGTAAGATCTACTGTCAGCTCCTCTATGCATCGACTAGACTGTCCTTCTGGCATTGAGTTAATTGAAGTACAGATAGCATCCCTCAATGTTTGGGAGCTCAGCAATGTTGCCAGTGATTCAAAACATTTATGTGAGGATAAAGAAGCCACAGAAAACGGTCCTGGTACTGCATCAGGACCAGCAACAGCTCTGAATGTTCTCACAGTATTGCACAGCGTACAAATGGAGTGCGCAACCTACAATTTGGAAAAGAGAGAGAAGCATCAGATTCAAAATAAAAATCTATTCAGTACTACTCCGCCCCacaatataagacgtttttgcgAGCTATCTTAGCCtgcaaaaacatcttatattatgtgacggagggagtagttcgTAAAATATACATCCCATTGCAGAAATATAACCATTGGCATAGGCAACGGAAGAACACAAAAGCAGAAAGTAAGAAGCAtataaaaaataaagaaaaaagaTAACAATTGTTTTTTAGAGGGCATTGCTAAAAGTGATCGCTGAAAAAGAACATAACTGACCTGACGAAGCTCACTAAATGTACGAATCACTTGGGACGAAAGGCTTGAAATCTTTGAGGTTAGTAGTA encodes the following:
- the LOC125531195 gene encoding uncharacterized protein LOC125531195; translated protein: MAMATDSAAASSPRGASRKRPRSQSPPPAGEGPSEPALARPRFAENLDLVLSLQGKELSLQRKVELAFNFIKAESNRSTHGHRADNIQLLRMVSFIGNWVQSILLPSKKVPEPFDPVLDYRCWEILRFCIEKKPSVSISLKLLQPLGCIAKDGLSRVQIGAPCDDHESFLLFERVFDCVSFLFSSNTRAFFNAPVDLWISCVTEAINLVQKVSTNEKKGCTILQNLGNCLLEQFSSFLRFHANPKNIFRPFVDKILDPLLELLVLLNSQANSIKHKHAGSTLKIAEEILSNGLFHPQHLSGYFGLKNLNKGIVKDVKGSYHRHLFERFKGIKAESKAVLLAGFGYLLQLFVTRARNQRTSLAPRGTSFKSPQKTSEGSEEPQQQGESIFEVFMQFMEPLVLECKSYSQKDFSDLGVTKLVEVHCMLKSINEMLATVTEEKIYVPTEDTSEGSYLQFLQEIYRVLILMAEKMYDFWVSALHLEDTNVKKMLPLMFVEIVVAVGHFLEIEYKVMGSDLVKLWSMIFALSAINASSKDIKPCLLLTSKISSLSSQVIRTFSELRQVAHSICTLCNTVRTFRAVAGPDAVPGPFSVASLSSHKCFESLATLLSSQTLRDAICTSINSMPEGQSSRCIEELTVDLTETLKWMKSCDEFVDLETQGEPRLMSRKSVFHQRAELFGRYLSELYTSVLDSITVTASNTTLVAKSVERLVNTIRPNLSQLMRNESINPSKFISSVVGKNLSNKQCANWQKIPSLSWFFAFFFRIYTSCRSLYLQSVGLMPPNLAIEATELVGNSFIVCCGKEWTNTSNIIAEGYFAWIVESAGSLWEVIEILSQSLPRNHSGFTTLFYTLHVMALQRLEDLNRQINAFDFLLEDGTQQFDTEDRGKTELLKDPCCLEAARLTGFMMNYVRTLSSGGTDRTSSWDMSICSLDEDSFHIATWRLLCENIDIWSSHASKKDLKNFFSNLIKFSFVQKRSCRDEESSDCQDSCREITLHTISVELLCDTIIYDQKVLLKNLVSCFCGALKKSTSSFITRADEDNALLNISPDLMEILNKLNNEKLVHTYPDSTHAHGVDKYRICENLLNFCSTVPGFHSNSKSFLQLITYILHLERLLLLTLLSRHYESCNPIELIRLFICCRRAMQNLVLKFGKEYPDSKQYSTSSELLGNSYSLIWLLRSVQEIIGLSHEIFGEHTDQKKNTLFSLVDKTSEIFSTLANMNSKFCLLGPKKQIGSSLKHTASESDTSEHDGQAFDTLENLALEHVKTMAEQLEKTTAGIPVTTKDCKCVIKIENSYDNVCWDKLLCTMSCIGGFLWGLVSAFESTIKDYPTASSEERKLMLHYASNFSRSIAKFETFVDICLHVLFMENKDFGSVDLISCRLPQELLCENGFLNIEVVMDVWTMHQLKDNKLQSDGPPGMKRSLLENLLNGEGPFVAFTLRELYSVSAAIVKLKGLISFSGDVCRKACNPFQHLSLNPMVGTACIALQKIADMSDWPDMFSLVWIDGILRYLEVLGTFPELKLSKELYAQIVNAHVSAIGKCILLQ